In Alteromonas mediterranea DE, a single genomic region encodes these proteins:
- a CDS encoding SapC family protein, protein MAINFVPLDKEKHKDLKVAVNTSFSFAKNTHLAAATIREFAQLAATMPLVFIEDTNAKRHHVVTMLGMEQGQNLFLTGDSWKGPHVPMNILRYPFDVRPDGDKLGVYIDENSDLISDEGQALFTEAGEASEFLDNRQKFLADLANSEMLTQRFVAKVVELDLLDPIQIRLTYQDGKQRNVTGMMSINEKKLLELPEEQVLELHKQGFLGAIYAVMMSVGQLNRLVELSNDTDNPIRNMQLSAVKAEEATPEAAPNA, encoded by the coding sequence ATGGCTATTAACTTTGTACCGCTAGATAAAGAAAAGCATAAAGACCTAAAGGTTGCGGTAAACACTTCTTTCAGCTTTGCTAAAAATACACACCTTGCAGCAGCAACAATCCGTGAGTTCGCACAACTAGCAGCAACTATGCCGCTTGTTTTCATTGAAGACACGAATGCTAAGCGCCACCACGTAGTTACTATGCTTGGTATGGAACAGGGTCAAAACCTTTTCCTAACTGGCGACAGCTGGAAAGGTCCTCACGTTCCAATGAACATCCTTCGCTACCCGTTCGACGTACGTCCTGACGGCGACAAGCTTGGTGTTTACATCGACGAAAACTCTGATCTTATTTCTGATGAAGGCCAAGCGCTATTTACAGAAGCTGGCGAAGCAAGTGAATTCCTAGACAACCGTCAAAAATTCCTAGCAGACCTTGCAAACAGCGAAATGCTAACACAGCGTTTTGTAGCGAAAGTTGTTGAGCTAGACCTACTTGATCCAATTCAAATTCGCCTTACTTACCAAGACGGTAAGCAGCGCAATGTTACAGGCATGATGAGCATCAACGAGAAGAAACTTCTTGAGCTACCTGAAGAGCAAGTACTTGAGCTACATAAACAAGGCTTCCTAGGTGCAATCTATGCGGTAATGATGTCAGTTGGTCAGCTAAACCGTCTTGTTGAGCTTTCTAACGATACAGATAATCCAATTCGCAACATGCAGCTTTCAGCGGTTAAAGCAGAAGAAGCTACACCTGAGGCGGCGCCAAACGCTTAA